From the Limanda limanda chromosome 2, fLimLim1.1, whole genome shotgun sequence genome, one window contains:
- the LOC132996521 gene encoding GTP-binding protein Rhes-like — translation MSLEVKEKTQVRIVFLGAAGVGKTALIQRFLQDTFEPKHRRTVEEMHSKEYDIGGVKIKVEILDTSGSYSFPAMRKLSIQNSDAFALVYAVDDPESLEAVKSLRDEILEIKEDKHTPIVVVGNKADRGKERQVSSDDVLSTVEMDWNNSYLEASAKENSNVVEVFKELLQQANLPSRLSPALRRRRETFPKDTNFRPPMNKTNSCILS, via the coding sequence ATGTCCttggaggtgaaggagaagacCCAGGTGCGTATCGTGTTTCTGGGGGCAGCAGGAGTGGGTAAGACAGCCCTGATCCAACGCTTCCTCCAAGACACGTTCGAGCCCAAACACCGGCGCACCGTGGAGGAGATGCACAGCAAGGAGTACGACATCGGCGGGGTCAAGATCAAAGTGGAGATCCTGGACACCAGTGGCAGCTACTCATTCCCTGCCATGCGCAAGCTCTCCATCCAAAACAGCGACGCCTTTGCACTGGTGTACGCCGTGGATGACCCCGAGTCACTGGAGGCTGTCAAGAGCCTTCGAGACGAGATCCTGGAGATCAAGGAGGACAAGCACACGCCCATCGTGGTGGTGGGGAACAAGGCGGACCGGGGAAAGGAGCGCCAGGTGTCCAGCGATGACGTGCTGTCGACCGTGGAGATGGACTGGAACAACAGTTACCTGGAGGCTTCGGCAAAGGAGAACTCCAACGTGGTGGAAGTGTTCAAGGAGCTCCTGCAGCAGGCGAACCTCCCCAGCCGCCTCAGCCCGGCGTTGCGAAGACGCAGGGAGACCTTCCCCAAGGACACCAACTTCCGGCCACCGATGAACAAGACCAACAGTTGCATTCTGTCATAA